A genomic stretch from Desulfolutivibrio sulfodismutans DSM 3696 includes:
- a CDS encoding C40 family peptidase, which yields MRHDFPRPSGLGPARPGRIVAALALVVALCSPGCGFFSSTPTQKSLGDSLGARVADTARSQIGVRYRYGGDTPGEGFDCSGLVQWAFAQNGLRVPRTVSDQSLAGRPVRSSELLPGDLVFFNTTFKRTELHVGIATSPGYFVHSPSSGGRVREARLSDPYWASVFSKARRVIP from the coding sequence GTGAGGCATGATTTTCCCCGGCCCTCCGGGCTGGGCCCGGCCCGGCCCGGCCGGATCGTGGCCGCCCTGGCGCTTGTCGTGGCGCTCTGCTCCCCGGGTTGCGGCTTTTTTTCGTCGACGCCCACGCAAAAATCCCTTGGCGACTCCCTCGGGGCCAGGGTCGCGGACACGGCCCGGTCCCAGATCGGCGTCCGCTACCGCTACGGCGGCGACACCCCGGGAGAGGGATTCGACTGCTCAGGGCTTGTGCAGTGGGCCTTTGCCCAAAACGGGTTGCGCGTGCCGCGAACGGTCAGCGACCAGAGCCTGGCCGGCCGCCCGGTGCGATCCTCGGAACTGCTTCCGGGGGATCTGGTGTTTTTCAACACCACGTTCAAGCGCACGGAACTGCACGTGGGCATCGCCACGTCCCCGGGATATTTCGTCCACAGCCCCAGTTCCGGCGGGCGGGTGCGCGAGGCCCGCCTGTCCGATCCCTACTGGGCCTCGGTTTTTTCCAAGGCCCGGCGCGTCATCCCCTGA